AGGATATCATTGCAGGTGTATTTGCAAGGATAGCAAATGTGACTAAGGTTCTCCATAGATGTGGATCAAAAGCGATACCTGGTATTGTTGTGAAGAGCCTGTCCGAATCGCTTGTTTATAGTGACACATCTGATTATCATAAAAGCTATTTGGTTCTGATCAAGTTATGGGTGGAGGTATTATCATTAAAAAACTAGAGAAACTATCCCGCTTCAAACACTTTGTTGATGTGGTTTGATTTTTTTTATGCAAACTTTAGATAACGCTTAAAGATCTTAAAGATGGCCAATGTGTGGATAGCGCTCCTCTTTTGTATCACTCTCTTATGGGATGCTTGCCTCCCTTGCCAATGAAGTTCATAGGCTTAATCGTAGAGCAGGTAACAGATTCTGTTTTGTTAAGATTAACAATGGTGTATCTGTATTTTGATCTCATTCTGATGTGAAGTGCTTTtgacgtgctttggtttttgcaGGAATTATTAGCATATGGAGCAACGGAATCCCGTGTGACCATGCTCTGtgcaaacatgcaaaatagaataATAGATGTTCTTTTGAATGAAATATATTGTTCAAAAGAATATTATCTGGACAGATCAAAGGTTTTAGTTAGGAAGGCACATATACTCCGTGCATCTGGGGTGCAAAACATAAGCAGCTGCCTTGAGTCCTTGTCTGAAGCCATATCTTTACTGGTAAGCCCCCTCCCCTCCCTGCTGTCCTCTTCCTGTCCTGTTTCTCATGTATACCACAAGGGATATCTAAGATTCATTTTCTTGCATCAAACCAGCGAGGCGTCTTACTAAATTCATCTCGAGGCAATACAATTGTGATCCATGAATTGGCTATTGCATATTGCCTGCATGCACATTGTGCCCAGGAAGCCAATCATGGCGGCAAGGTAACTGCTTCATATGAATTGCTTGTACAGTCACTTGTATATTAGCTATAACATgcctttgctttgtttgcttatagttttttttgtttttttttcgaaTAGGTAATCTTTGATAGTGCTAGGAGTGTTGTTGGCTTGTGGTCAAAGATGGGTACTTTGCATCATTGTTTTCCTGGTGTGATCTTTCAGCAGCAATCAGAAACTCTTGTACCACTTCTTTGTTCCCTGGTTGATTTGTTGGCGATGAAGGTAAGGCCATGCTAAAAACTATTAGGTTCGATAAGGTGCAACTGCTGGATTTTAGCAAGATAATTATGTGCTTTTACTTTATATCAGGGCTGCTTTGAGCTTCAGTTTGAGCTATGCAAGCTTATCATAATGATATGGAAGCAAGAAAACTTACCCCTAGAAAAGTTATTCTCCATGTTATTTATCAGCGGGCGCCTTAATCATGCATGCTGTCATCTCCCAATGGACCAGAAATTTGTTTCTTATGTGGCACAGCATCTTGGTGTtgattgccacaatacaatatttTGGAGAAACTGTTTCAAAGAAGATTATCCTTCTCTTACTATGTTTCTTCAGCGGTTGTGGCCTGTTGAATTCTTTTCTCAATTATGTGAACACTCCTTTGGAAATCTGTTTGGTTTCAATGCTAGTGTTGATGAGATTGATAAAGTTGCATCATCTCTGGTTTCTGAAGTAAGCTCTGTTACTTGCATTGCTGTAATGTAGTATGCATTGTCTTTTCGTTTTTTGATGCATATTGTATTGTTTGATTTTGCAGGGTCCTTTGAGTAATCAATCAACCCATCTAGCTGGCTGCATGTACTATGATTTGTCAGAAAGACTTCTGTCAAGAGGACAAGTTCTCCAGGTAATCTGTTTCTCTCTCATCAATTTACCTTGGTGGAAAATCTCCAGTTATTATGAAATTTCAATGATGTGGAGCTGCTCTATAGTTTAGCCTCCCTGTAACTAGAACACCCTTTGTTGTATTTTGCAGGCCATTTCATATGGAAGAGAAGCCCTCCAATTGCGCAAGAAGCTCCTAAAAAAGAAGTTCAAATTTAATTTGGGCAAGTTTGTAAGTGGGGAAAGCCAATGTTCTGGTGGGCAAGGCTTTATTTCACTTGAAGCATGGGGACCAACGATGGCTGAAATCTGGCCAGACTGCACCAGGCCAAGCAGCATGAGAGATACTTTCCTTACCCCATGGAATGTACTTAGATGTTATCTTGAGAGCATATTACAGGTATGGCAATAGTGTGGTATGCGTTAATTTCAGTGCCAGCAAAATGATTGAAGGAGTTGGTGGAATATGTGTACCACCGCAGCAATCTATCACATGGTAACATGAGTCCAACCTACCTATGAGCGATGTCTTGTGTTGACACTGCTCTGGCTGTTGGCAGTACCACAATCATTTCCATAGTATAAAACCTGGCCTCAAGTAGGCTACAGGCATTCTCATATTATTCATGCTTTTTCACGATGTACTCAGGTTGCTGTGATGCATGAATTGGTTGGCGATGGTGCCGAAGCAGAAGTTTTATTACGGACAGGAAAGGAGATATCATGTTTCCAAGGATTACCAATTTTTGCTGTTGTCTTTACATCAGTGTTAGGTACGTACATCTATTAATGATCTATCTATTACTTCATTGTTATTTCTGTTCATCTGTCCACTCTGTCTCATGTTTTAGGTAAACTATACCACAAGAGACAACTATGGGATGCCGCTGAGGGTGAACTTAAATATGCTAAGGACCTCCTTGCAGAAAATGATGAATTCATTTCATGCAAGACATGCAAGTTGACTCTGCAGATATCAGTTGATGTGCAAGCTGGAGATTTGTTTTGGAATCTCTTTGAGAAAGACTTGCAGAAGCAGTCAACAGACAATTTGTCTAGTGCTTTAGGCATGTACCAATCTGCCGTGGAGAAATTGAATAACTCTGGTTCTGCTGGCTCCTGTGATAAACTTAATACTAGTTGTATGTTATGCATCAAAGATTCTATTGCAGAAACCAAGCGTGGAGCTTGTGATCATGGGAAAGAACCCTTAGCAGCCAAGGATGGAGTGTTACCTACATGTACTCCTTGTTTGTTGTTCAGTCAGGTACCTGTTGACCAGTACGATGTACTCATGGCATTAAAATCTGAAGAAAACTTGAAGAGTGCCGAAATTGCTCCACCATTGGATGTTAAAGTTAAGAGAGCATCTAGAACTTCGTTACGTTTAGCTAAAGAACAGAATGTGTCAGCTCATGCAAAGACTAGAACAACCCGATCTAGTAAGCGAACTGCTCATGTGAAAAGTGAAAAAGACTTGGCTGAACTGAATAGCAAAAATGAGATATATTGGAACAACGAATTGTCCACAGGTGGTTTGGTCTGTGGGAAGCTAAACCGTTCTCTTCATGGTGTTGACCGCAACAGAGATGGCATATGCAATATGTTTGGATGTTGGAGCTGCCTTTTTGTTAATTCACTCAATTTTGAGTGCATTGCGAATATACTGCAGTTCAGAGAAGACTGCATTCGCCGACGCCATCTTGTGTCGCTTCTGTTAAAAACAGGTACTATTTTTTTTGTTTATGTTCTGTTAATGTCTCAAATCAATATGTGTTACTTAGTTAAGTTTCTTAATTCTTTCATATTGTTCGTCCTGATGTGTTGCCTACTGCAGCAAGAACCTTGGGAGCTCAGGGTGGAAAACATAGAGCTCATGAAGTTCATAGTATCTACTGGCAGTGCATATCATTGTTGTATTTCAGATCTCTTCCTCAAGGTTATTATAGAACATATGGACCTTATTTAATTGAACTGATCATGAATCAAAATACTGGTGATTTTCTTTCTTTAGAGCGTGCAGAAATACTATGTAGTATGAGTTCCTTTTTGCTGAAGGGTTTCCTTTCAGAACAGTCAAGGTTTGTCTCATCAACTCCCGGTTGTGCATTTCACATGCAGAACATTCTTAATGTAGCATTTCACGACCCTTGCTATAACTTTCATGATTTCATCACTATTTGCAGGGATGGTTGCTGCAGCTTCTGTAGTGTACAAATGTCTGATGTTGTTTCATGGTTGCTAAAAGCTTTTGTGCTATCCAGAGAGAGTCCTTCACTTCTCCAGGAGGTCTTTGATCCTTCAGTCATGTGCTCTTGTAATTTTAAATGCTTAGTGCGTATATCTATTCTACCTTTTTGTGAGTTGCTGCTGAAGACTCCCCTGTTGCAGGTTTGCAGGCTACTTACATGCATATTCTTACTATCAGCGATAGATTCCACGGTCCGATTACCTTTGTATTTCAAGGGATCTCTCTCTTTGAATCATTGGGCCGCATACTTTCACCAAAATTCTGTTGGAACTTATCTCAATTTCCATTACCTTGCAAGCTTACAAGCATTGCCCAGAAAAACAGAAACAAAGGTTTGTACCATTCTAAGTTCACACCCGGATTAAAGTAGTACTCTCTCTGATTCATATTGCTTGtcgctaatatggatgtatctagaactaaaatgtgtcaacATACATCTATATTAACGGcaactaatatggatcggagggagtagcacTCATCATTTTCTCTAATAATTTCCCCTTTACGTTTTTAGGGTGTCACTGGAGATTTCGCAGACAAAACAGATGAGGTTCCAAAGTTTCTAAGGTTTAAactttcaaatacttattttgctTATTTATTGTTTCATATGCTGTATGTACATTCATAATTAGACTACAACTTCTATTTTAGGTTTTCATCGGCAGACATGGAACATCTTGAAAAGCATGTAATTGAATTCTTCCATGAACTTCCTGATGTACCAACTGTGTGCATTAGTATGCTTGGAGGTGATATTGTGAATCTTTTTGGGGAAACACTTTTTCTCCCTTCCCCTTTTCCTGCTTGGATGTTGATCTCAAGGTTTGATTCAACAAACAAGCCTACCACGATGCTTCTACCAGTGGATCCTATTTCGAAAGGTGTGTAGATTTCCTGTTGTGATTTCATACTGTACTATAAGATGATATTGAGTTCCACACTTTTTATTCACATGTTTATTTTTTGACAGAAGCAGAGAATGGGGACTCTTCTATCAAAGAACTGGATAATCCAACTAGAACATCAGATAAGAAATGGAAGTGCCCTTGGAGCTACACTATAATAGACTATGTAGCTCCAACTTTCAAAAAACTACTTGAGGATAACTTTAGATCCCTCTCTGGTGCGACCCACATTCCAAAGGATGGACAAGCAAACGCCATAAGGTGGTGGACAGATAGAATGAAGCTCAATGATGACCTTAATGAGATATTGGAGTAAATTTTCTTCTGTCTATTATGCGTAAAGCTGTAAATATTTCACAATGATACTCTAGATATCTTGCTCAATACATTGTTAAAAATTTGTGTCGTTATGATAAGTTTATATTTCAATAATCGTTTTTCCTTTGTTCTGATATCTTGTTTATGCTTTTGAACAGAAACATTGAAGAATTGTGGCTAGGACCCTGGAAATGCCTTCTCCTGGGCCACCAATTAGCTGACCAACATAGCGAGGCTGTGCTGGAAAATCTAATCACTGGTCTGCAGTCAGAATTTAAACTTGAAGTAGATCCAGCACTCATGAAGGTCATCCTTGGTGGGGTTGCATCAGTGGATGAATTGAAAGAATGTGTTTCTCAACTTATATCATATAGAAGTTTCTTTGGCAAGGGAGGGTGTTGCGGAAGAGATAGACTTAGAGCCATCTCTTGCCAGACTGATGCTGAAGCTCTGGTGACCCTCGAGCATTTATGCAATGGTATAGTGGATGAGCTATCTGAGCCAGTTGATAGAAATCCGGTCATTTTAGTCCTGGATAGTGATGTGCAGGTGAGtaacatgatatctttgtttctgTCTATTTCTTCTGTTATTAAAAAGGTCTTTTTAGCTCTGCGTTATAAGTTTTGATGGATGTTCTGCTTTACTGATTAGCTGCTGGAAGGGATAATTACGGTAAATGCTGTGTCATCTGCATCTAGCCTGACGTGCTCTAATGTTATTTATTTTTGTGATAAATAAT
This Lolium perenne isolate Kyuss_39 chromosome 1, Kyuss_2.0, whole genome shotgun sequence DNA region includes the following protein-coding sequences:
- the LOC127317065 gene encoding separase-like isoform X1 — translated: MEPAAADLLAALSSPGSGAGLHARISAYLQPFSPYLITASPNNPRPPPKRTTKKPTPDAAAVRPLAKRFLPFLSRALQLLRSNSRSAADDLLEIYGLVLDCLAAISACLAGKPYSVLLQRRHFLRCLESRGHYARAEAEAAATLDALRRALSPTAALGPASHLPEPPAGAAMEEDPEEITALAVDLTVCLANCARKGKVKEAAPYQRLLLLVHQLRPWLRILTEESSANYLTLLVDALSHCAVFLAASAKSRYFDEKLVHKFCAATLEECEKPEMIQHLPEVAHMICSNVDLSWGGSTHLLLGVLKTVVSHIKDDSPKAVNELLEFVAYFFRSFLSSNRNVHSDASELLLQGVHAGASELLLQGGYFPEISVPIASVLHLYATALHFSTQQIESEDHLTMTVNFLKNEKNLQTLNTALDKLARIFCVNNGKSNQRDSLGKHANRPTDAGHPNKKHTYSYSQSHEHIYFVAYLDSLEFLCKILLLQHTNVVWENFCKGKTIPNLGNMTCVLMALDQFIDSSFVAYSCTKRSKEEKERLDKQRVTLLKTLVSAVKISFVTNEAIQKSLSSINCAISSTWIKIDELISLTTSMSNIGVALYNIGHLEEAPKALELCCQTTWAYARLSSCRLSAITEGHIITEDLPKDIIAGVFARIANVTKVLHRCGSKAIPGIVVKSLSESLVYSDTSDYHKSYLVLIKLWVEITLKDLKDGQCVDSAPLLYHSLMGCLPPLPMKFIGLIVEQELLAYGATESRVTMLCANMQNRIIDVLLNEIYCSKEYYLDRSKVLVRKAHILRASGVQNISSCLESLSEAISLLRGVLLNSSRGNTIVIHELAIAYCLHAHCAQEANHGGKVIFDSARSVVGLWSKMGTLHHCFPGVIFQQQSETLVPLLCSLVDLLAMKGCFELQFELCKLIIMIWKQENLPLEKLFSMLFISGRLNHACCHLPMDQKFVSYVAQHLGVDCHNTIFWRNCFKEDYPSLTMFLQRLWPVEFFSQLCEHSFGNLFGFNASVDEIDKVASSLVSEGPLSNQSTHLAGCMYYDLSERLLSRGQVLQAISYGREALQLRKKLLKKKFKFNLGKFVSGESQCSGGQGFISLEAWGPTMAEIWPDCTRPSSMRDTFLTPWNVLRCYLESILQVAVMHELVGDGAEAEVLLRTGKEISCFQGLPIFAVVFTSVLGKLYHKRQLWDAAEGELKYAKDLLAENDEFISCKTCKLTLQISVDVQAGDLFWNLFEKDLQKQSTDNLSSALGMYQSAVEKLNNSGSAGSCDKLNTSCMLCIKDSIAETKRGACDHGKEPLAAKDGVLPTCTPCLLFSQVPVDQYDVLMALKSEENLKSAEIAPPLDVKVKRASRTSLRLAKEQNVSAHAKTRTTRSSKRTAHVKSEKDLAELNSKNEIYWNNELSTGGLVCGKLNRSLHGVDRNRDGICNMFGCWSCLFVNSLNFECIANILQFREDCIRRRHLVSLLLKTARTLGAQGGKHRAHEVHSIYWQCISLLYFRSLPQGYYRTYGPYLIELIMNQNTGDFLSLERAEILCSMSSFLLKGFLSEQSRDGCCSFCSVQMSDVVSWLLKAFVLSRESPSLLQEVCRLLTCIFLLSAIDSTVRLPLYFKGSLSLNHWAAYFHQNSVGTYLNFHYLASLQALPRKTETKGVTGDFADKTDEVPKFLRFSSADMEHLEKHVIEFFHELPDVPTVCISMLGGDIVNLFGETLFLPSPFPAWMLISRFDSTNKPTTMLLPVDPISKEAENGDSSIKELDNPTRTSDKKWKCPWSYTIIDYVAPTFKKLLEDNFRSLSGATHIPKDGQANAIRWWTDRMKLNDDLNEILENIEELWLGPWKCLLLGHQLADQHSEAVLENLITGLQSEFKLEVDPALMKVILGGVASVDELKECVSQLISYRSFFGKGGCCGRDRLRAISCQTDAEALVTLEHLCNGIVDELSEPVDRNPVILVLDSDVQMLPWENLPALRNQEIYRMPSMRSIFLALTRSTNHHKDASAMAPPFPVIDPFDAFYLLNPSGDLIRTQEEFYQLFRNYEWKGNAGDAPTAEELVLALRNHDLFLYFGHGSGSQYVSGKEIEKLDNCAAALLMGCSSGTLHCKGAYAPQGAPLSYLFAGSPSVIANLWDVSDKDIDRFSKALLNSWLQENFKAAKNCPKCCRPLTQEFESMTVAAKDDDRPRRKGTRRGKKQQQRAEINGSSNCCNCRHRRIASHISEARRACRLPLMIGASPVYYGVPTIIGKK
- the LOC127317065 gene encoding separase-like isoform X2, which gives rise to MEPAAADLLAALSSPGSGAGLHARISAYLQPFSPYLITASPNNPRPPPKRTTKKPTPDAAAVRPLAKRFLPFLSRALQLLRSNSRSAADDLLEIYGLVLDCLAAISACLAGKPYSVLLQRRHFLRCLESRGHYARAEAEAAATLDALRRALSPTAALGPASHLPEPPAGAAMEEDPEEITALAVDLTVCLANCARKGKVKEAAPYQRLLLLVHQLRPWLRILTEESSANYLTLLVDALSHCAVFLAASAKSRYFDEKLVHKFCAATLEECEKPEMIQHLPEVAHMICSNVDLSWGGSTHLLLGVLKTVVSHIKDDSPKAVNELLEFVAYFFRSFLSSNRNVHSDASELLLQGVHAGASELLLQGGYFPEISVPIASVLHLYATALHFSTQQIESEDHLTMTVNFLKNEKNLQTLNTALDKLARIFCVNNGKSNQRDSLGKHANRPTDAGHPNKKHTYSYSQSHEHIYFVAYLDSLEFLCKILLLQHTNVVWENFCKGKTIPNLGNMTCVLMALDQFIDSSFVAYSCTKRSKEEKERLDKQRVTLLKTLVSAVKISFVTNEAIQKSLSSINCAISSTWIKIDELISLTTSMSNIGVALYNIGHLEEAPKALELCCQTTWAYARLSSCRLSAITEGHIITEDLPKDIIAGVFARIANVTKVLHRCGSKAIPGIVVKSLSESLVYSDTSDYHKSYLVLIKLWVEITLKDLKDGQCVDSAPLLYHSLMGCLPPLPMKFIGLIVEQELLAYGATESRVTMLCANMQNRIIDVLLNEIYCSKEYYLDRSKVLVRKAHILRASGVQNISSCLESLSEAISLLRGVLLNSSRGNTIVIHELAIAYCLHAHCAQEANHGGKVIFDSARSVVGLWSKMGTLHHCFPGVIFQQQSETLVPLLCSLVDLLAMKGCFELQFELCKLIIMIWKQENLPLEKLFSMLFISGRLNHACCHLPMDQKFVSYVAQHLGVDCHNTIFWRNCFKEDYPSLTMFLQRLWPVEFFSQLCEHSFGNLFGFNASVDEIDKVASSLVSEGPLSNQSTHLAGCMYYDLSERLLSRGQVLQAISYGREALQLRKKLLKKKFKFNLGKFVSGESQCSGGQGFISLEAWGPTMAEIWPDCTRPSSMRDTFLTPWNVLRCYLESILQVAVMHELVGDGAEAEVLLRTGKEISCFQGLPIFAVVFTSVLGKLYHKRQLWDAAEGELKYAKDLLAENDEFISCKTCKLTLQISVDVQAGDLFWNLFEKDLQKQSTDNLSSALGMYQSAVEKLNNSGSAGSCDKLNTSCMLCIKDSIAETKRGACDHGKEPLAAKDGVLPTCTPCLLFSQVPVDQYDVLMALKSEENLKSAEIAPPLDVKVKRASRTSLRLAKEQNVSAHAKTRTTRSSKRTAHVKSEKDLAELNSKNEIYWNNELSTGGLVCGKLNRSLHGVDRNRDGICNMFGCWSCLFVNSLNFECIANILQFREDCIRRRHLVSLLLKTARTLGAQGGKHRAHEVHSIYWQCISLLYFRSLPQGYYRTYGPYLIELIMNQNTGDFLSLERAEILCSMSSFLLKGFLSEQSRDGCCSFCSVQMSDVVSWLLKAFVLSRESPSLLQEVCRLLTCIFLLSAIDSTVRLPLYFKGSLSLNHWAAYFHQNSVGTYLNFHYLASLQALPRKTETKGVTGDFADKTDEVPKFLRFSSADMEHLEKHVIEFFHELPDVPTVCISMLGGDIVNLFGETLFLPSPFPAWMLISRFDSTNKPTTMLLPVDPISKEAENGDSSIKELDNPTRTSDKKWKCPWSYTIIDYVAPTFKKLLEDNFRSLSGATHIPKDGQANAIRNIEELWLGPWKCLLLGHQLADQHSEAVLENLITGLQSEFKLEVDPALMKVILGGVASVDELKECVSQLISYRSFFGKGGCCGRDRLRAISCQTDAEALVTLEHLCNGIVDELSEPVDRNPVILVLDSDVQMLPWENLPALRNQEIYRMPSMRSIFLALTRSTNHHKDASAMAPPFPVIDPFDAFYLLNPSGDLIRTQEEFYQLFRNYEWKGNAGDAPTAEELVLALRNHDLFLYFGHGSGSQYVSGKEIEKLDNCAAALLMGCSSGTLHCKGAYAPQGAPLSYLFAGSPSVIANLWDVSDKDIDRFSKALLNSWLQENFKAAKNCPKCCRPLTQEFESMTVAAKDDDRPRRKGTRRGKKQQQRAEINGSSNCCNCRHRRIASHISEARRACRLPLMIGASPVYYGVPTIIGKK